The proteins below are encoded in one region of Parvicella tangerina:
- the pdhA gene encoding pyruvate dehydrogenase (acetyl-transferring) E1 component subunit alpha: MATTATNKKSSAKKTSAKLKFNKAQYLKWYEDMLLMRKIEERIGALYIQQKFGGFCHLYIGQEAVVAGTASACKKEDKHITAYRDHAHPIALGVHPKYMVAELYGKRTGMSKGKGGSMHMFHKEVNLMGGHGIVGAQIPMGAGIAFAEKYKGTKNVTFCSFGDGAARQGALHETFNMAMTWKLPVVFIIENNNYAMGTSVKRTTNVLNMAEIGESYDMPSFTVDGMTVEDVHEAIDNAAKHVRAGKGPVLLNIETYRYKGHSMSDPQKYRTKDEVEEYKEQDPIEKVLKTIKDNKLATDKQIEAIQKKVKAVIEESVKFAEESEDLEGYELYEDVYQEPDYPFIKEY, translated from the coding sequence ATGGCAACAACAGCTACAAATAAAAAATCGTCAGCAAAAAAAACATCAGCTAAGTTGAAGTTCAACAAGGCGCAGTACCTAAAGTGGTACGAGGATATGTTGCTGATGAGAAAAATAGAAGAAAGAATCGGAGCGCTCTATATTCAGCAGAAGTTCGGTGGGTTTTGTCACTTGTATATAGGACAGGAAGCTGTTGTAGCAGGAACGGCATCAGCTTGTAAAAAAGAAGATAAGCACATCACGGCCTATAGAGACCATGCTCATCCAATAGCATTAGGAGTTCACCCAAAGTATATGGTTGCCGAGTTATACGGTAAACGTACAGGCATGTCCAAAGGAAAAGGAGGGTCAATGCACATGTTCCATAAAGAAGTGAACCTCATGGGAGGTCACGGTATTGTTGGTGCGCAGATCCCAATGGGTGCAGGTATTGCTTTTGCTGAAAAGTACAAAGGAACCAAGAATGTAACTTTCTGTTCGTTTGGTGATGGAGCTGCTCGTCAGGGAGCTTTGCATGAAACGTTCAACATGGCCATGACCTGGAAATTACCTGTTGTTTTTATTATTGAGAATAATAACTACGCGATGGGAACCTCTGTAAAAAGGACTACGAACGTATTGAATATGGCGGAAATAGGCGAATCCTATGATATGCCTTCATTTACGGTGGATGGAATGACCGTTGAAGATGTGCATGAGGCTATAGACAACGCAGCAAAGCATGTGAGAGCAGGAAAAGGACCAGTACTTTTGAATATCGAAACATACAGGTATAAGGGGCATTCAATGTCTGACCCGCAGAAGTATAGAACCAAAGATGAGGTAGAGGAATATAAAGAACAGGACCCGATTGAAAAAGTACTTAAAACGATCAAAGACAATAAACTGGCTACTGATAAACAAATTGAAGCAATTCAAAAGAAAGTCAAGGCAGTTATTGAAGAGTCAGTGAAATTCGCTGAAGAATCGGAGGACCTCGAAGGATACGAACTATACGAGGATGTTTATCAAGAACCAGATTATCCATTTATTAAAGAATATTAA
- a CDS encoding pyruvate dehydrogenase complex dihydrolipoamide acetyltransferase codes for MAEVVKMPKLSDTMVEGVVAEWHKKVGDKVETGDLLAEIETDKATMEFESFQEGVLLHIGVEKGKAAEVDAILAILGEEGEDISEILEKAAAEKADANEEEKEVKEAPKEDEKPKVEEQKSKPTPAPTKTVTKSTPVNYPSASQDNGRVIASPLAKKLAEERNINLKLVRGTGEGGRIVKRDIDNFTGGTSFSGVESYRDEPVSQMRKVIAQRLGESKFTAPHFYLTISIDMDNAIAARKSINAQIAPEKISFNDLVIKACAEALKEHPQVNAGWHGDFIRFNDHVHIGVAVAVPEGLLVPVIRFADGKTLTQIGGEVKELAGKAKDKKLQPEDWAGNTFTISNLGMFGIEEFTAIINPPDACILAVGGIQQTPVVKNGQIVPGNVMKVTLSCDHRVVDGAVGSAFLNTVKNYLENPVVLLGRNSI; via the coding sequence ATGGCAGAAGTTGTTAAAATGCCCAAATTGAGCGATACCATGGTTGAGGGGGTAGTCGCTGAATGGCACAAAAAAGTAGGTGATAAAGTAGAAACTGGAGATCTCTTGGCAGAGATCGAAACGGATAAGGCTACTATGGAGTTTGAGTCTTTTCAAGAAGGTGTGCTTTTGCACATTGGAGTTGAGAAAGGAAAGGCTGCCGAAGTTGATGCTATTCTTGCCATTCTGGGCGAAGAAGGAGAAGACATTTCTGAAATTCTTGAGAAAGCAGCTGCTGAAAAGGCCGATGCTAATGAAGAAGAGAAAGAAGTAAAGGAAGCTCCCAAAGAAGATGAGAAGCCTAAAGTAGAGGAACAGAAGTCGAAACCCACTCCTGCACCTACTAAGACAGTAACGAAGTCAACTCCAGTTAATTACCCATCAGCTTCGCAGGATAACGGAAGAGTGATTGCTTCTCCATTGGCGAAGAAATTGGCTGAAGAAAGAAACATTAATTTGAAACTTGTAAGAGGAACAGGCGAAGGTGGGAGAATCGTAAAAAGAGATATTGACAACTTTACGGGAGGTACTTCATTTTCAGGAGTTGAAAGCTATCGTGACGAACCAGTTTCTCAAATGAGAAAGGTTATCGCGCAAAGATTAGGTGAGAGTAAATTCACAGCTCCTCATTTCTACTTGACGATTAGTATTGATATGGATAATGCAATTGCTGCCAGAAAATCAATAAATGCTCAAATCGCTCCAGAGAAGATTTCTTTCAATGATTTAGTGATCAAAGCTTGTGCTGAGGCATTAAAGGAGCATCCGCAAGTCAATGCTGGCTGGCATGGAGATTTCATCAGGTTCAACGATCACGTTCATATTGGTGTGGCTGTGGCGGTTCCTGAAGGGTTGCTTGTTCCAGTGATTAGGTTTGCAGATGGAAAAACATTAACGCAAATTGGAGGAGAAGTGAAGGAACTGGCTGGTAAGGCAAAAGATAAGAAGTTACAACCTGAAGACTGGGCAGGTAATACGTTTACCATATCTAATTTAGGTATGTTTGGAATAGAAGAGTTTACCGCTATTATTAATCCTCCAGATGCTTGTATCTTAGCTGTTGGTGGAATTCAACAAACACCAGTTGTTAAGAATGGACAGATCGTCCCTGGTAACGTGATGAAAGTAACGCTTTCTTGTGATCACAGAGTAGTAGATGGTGCAGTTGGATCTGCTTTCTTAAATACCGTTAAGAATTATCTTGAAAACCCAGTAGTATTATTGGGAAGAAACAGTATTTGA
- a CDS encoding DUF7793 family protein, with translation MQILAMNLLTTTMNERELLLREIETDDAIFGIRPDGILHVYMKDNLELDVPAQWRMMEVYDELTQGVKTPFIFEAGAGVIVTKEARDNAIKLEQRSPMGACAVIVSNTAYVLIANFYYKFNKPTIPYSVFKRFDKGIEWLKTTSCYQPQRILNNTE, from the coding sequence GTGCAGATATTAGCGATGAACCTACTTACAACTACGATGAATGAACGCGAGCTATTACTTCGTGAGATCGAAACGGATGATGCCATATTTGGTATTAGGCCAGATGGAATCCTTCATGTCTATATGAAGGATAACCTAGAGTTAGATGTTCCGGCACAATGGAGAATGATGGAGGTGTATGATGAGCTTACGCAAGGTGTTAAAACCCCTTTTATCTTTGAAGCAGGTGCGGGAGTTATAGTCACTAAAGAAGCTCGGGATAATGCGATAAAACTGGAACAACGATCGCCAATGGGAGCTTGTGCAGTGATCGTTTCAAATACGGCTTACGTCCTTATCGCAAACTTCTATTACAAGTTTAATAAGCCCACTATCCCTTATAGTGTGTTTAAAAGATTTGACAAAGGCATTGAATGGCTAAAGACAACTTCATGCTATCAACCCCAAAGAATTCTTAATAATACAGAATGA